In a genomic window of Akkermansia massiliensis:
- a CDS encoding four helix bundle suffix domain-containing protein translates to MSRDARTTDQMVQAARSGKQNIAEGSMASATSRETEIKLTNVARASLEELLLDYEDYLRMRGLRLWDKDSPESLLMRKASLRHDHSEWFLNLAHSRNDEVFANMAVCLIYQAAFLLKKQLNVLEERFLQEGGLRERMTRLRKQRRKSGSS, encoded by the coding sequence TTGAGTCGTGATGCGCGTACTACTGACCAGATGGTGCAGGCGGCGCGTTCCGGCAAGCAGAATATTGCGGAGGGGAGCATGGCTTCCGCCACTTCCCGTGAAACGGAAATCAAGCTGACCAATGTAGCCCGGGCCAGCTTGGAAGAGCTTCTGCTGGACTATGAAGATTATTTGCGTATGCGCGGGTTGAGGCTATGGGATAAGGATTCTCCCGAATCTCTGTTGATGCGGAAGGCCTCCCTGCGGCATGACCATTCGGAATGGTTTTTAAATCTGGCTCATTCCAGAAACGATGAAGTGTTCGCGAATATGGCGGTTTGTCTGATTTATCAGGCCGCTTTTCTCTTGAAAAAACAATTGAATGTACTGGAAGAACGGTTTTTGCAGGAGGGAGGCTTAAGGGAGAGAATGACCCGGCTGCGGAAGCAGAGGAGAAAGTCGGGAAGCTCGTAA
- the argS gene encoding arginine--tRNA ligase: MTIPGILEEKLSAALKAVLGEELPADFCASVTPSADLRFGDYQSNAAMVLAKRCRTNPRALAQQVVDRMGQDGVCSLEIAGPGFINFRIKPEFYAARLLAMLADDRLGVEKVQDPKTIVIDFSAPNVAKPMHVGHIRSTIIGDALSRVARFVGHNVITDNHIGDWGTQFGMILWGWKNILDEQALAANPIDELLRVYKDVNLMCKEKPELLDTCKAELVKLQAGDGENLAIWKRCVEVSKSGLSKIYDQLDIHFDYWLGESFYNDALAPLVDGMIAAGMARESDGAICVFSDGSVPPNEDPFLVQDKGEWRANPCIIRKADGGFLYATTDLATLDHRIRTWGADSIWYVVGAPQALHFRQIFSAQRRRGMDGDYRHIAFGSILGDDRKPFKTRSGDTVSLQDVLDEAIERAARVVEEKSPDMPEEEKKRVAEVVGIGAVKFAELSQNRMTDYVFNWDKMLALQGDTAPYLQNSYVRVRSIFRKLDGSPLDWSAPIQLSEDAEIHLARLLARYGEVVPQVLDDCRPNVLAAYLFDLARAFHSFYEACPVLKSEGAVRHSRLALCELTARTLKHGLGLLGIQLPDRM; the protein is encoded by the coding sequence ATGACCATACCCGGAATTCTTGAAGAAAAGTTGTCCGCCGCATTGAAAGCGGTGTTGGGGGAGGAGCTTCCCGCTGATTTTTGCGCTTCGGTGACGCCCTCCGCGGATTTGCGGTTCGGGGACTACCAGAGCAACGCCGCCATGGTGCTTGCCAAGCGGTGCCGCACGAATCCCCGCGCTCTGGCCCAGCAGGTGGTGGACCGGATGGGGCAGGACGGCGTCTGTTCCCTGGAAATCGCCGGACCCGGGTTCATCAACTTCCGCATCAAGCCGGAATTTTACGCCGCGCGCCTGCTGGCCATGCTGGCGGACGACCGTCTGGGGGTGGAGAAGGTGCAGGACCCCAAAACCATCGTCATTGACTTTTCCGCGCCCAACGTCGCCAAGCCCATGCATGTGGGCCACATCCGTTCCACCATCATCGGGGACGCCCTCTCCCGCGTGGCCCGCTTTGTGGGGCACAACGTGATTACGGACAACCACATCGGGGACTGGGGCACCCAGTTCGGCATGATCCTGTGGGGCTGGAAGAACATTCTGGACGAGCAGGCCCTGGCCGCCAACCCCATTGACGAACTGCTGCGGGTGTACAAGGACGTGAACCTGATGTGCAAGGAAAAGCCGGAACTGCTGGACACCTGCAAGGCGGAGCTGGTGAAGCTCCAGGCCGGGGACGGGGAAAACCTGGCGATCTGGAAGCGCTGCGTGGAAGTCTCCAAATCCGGCCTTTCCAAAATCTACGACCAGCTTGACATCCACTTTGACTACTGGCTGGGGGAAAGCTTTTACAACGACGCCCTGGCTCCGCTGGTGGACGGCATGATCGCCGCCGGAATGGCCCGGGAGAGCGACGGCGCCATCTGCGTGTTTTCCGACGGCTCCGTGCCGCCCAATGAAGACCCCTTCCTCGTGCAGGACAAGGGGGAATGGCGCGCCAACCCCTGCATCATCCGGAAGGCGGACGGCGGCTTCCTGTACGCCACGACGGACCTCGCGACGCTGGACCACCGCATCAGGACGTGGGGGGCGGATTCCATCTGGTACGTGGTGGGCGCACCGCAGGCCCTGCATTTCCGCCAGATATTCTCCGCCCAGCGCCGCCGCGGCATGGATGGGGATTACCGCCACATCGCGTTCGGCTCCATCCTGGGAGACGACCGCAAGCCGTTCAAGACGCGTTCCGGGGACACCGTTTCCCTCCAGGACGTGCTGGATGAAGCCATTGAACGCGCCGCCCGCGTAGTGGAGGAAAAAAGCCCGGACATGCCGGAGGAGGAAAAAAAGCGCGTGGCGGAAGTCGTGGGCATAGGAGCCGTAAAATTTGCGGAGCTCTCCCAGAACCGAATGACGGATTACGTCTTCAACTGGGACAAAATGCTGGCCCTCCAGGGGGACACGGCCCCGTACCTCCAGAACTCCTATGTGCGCGTCCGTTCCATCTTCCGCAAGCTGGACGGCAGCCCGCTGGACTGGTCCGCCCCCATTCAGCTTTCAGAAGATGCGGAAATCCACCTGGCCCGCCTCCTGGCCCGCTACGGGGAAGTGGTGCCCCAGGTGCTGGACGACTGCCGCCCGAACGTGCTGGCCGCCTACCTGTTTGACCTGGCCCGCGCCTTCCACTCCTTCTATGAGGCGTGCCCGGTCCTGAAATCGGAAGGGGCGGTGCGGCACTCCCGCCTGGCCCTGTGCGAGCTGACGGCCCGCACCCTCAAGCACGGGCTGGGCCTGCTGGGCATCCAGCTTCCGGACAGAATGTAA